In Selenomonas sp. TAMA-11512, a genomic segment contains:
- the thyX gene encoding FAD-dependent thymidylate synthase — protein sequence MNVKLLEYTPEPERVVAMAARLCYSASGAAELAERMDDAEVRRMVRKMVKLGHASTIEHASFTFGVEGVSRVLTHQLVRHRIASYDQQSQRYVKSHGFQYITPPSIAENAAAKERYDALLEDIRKAYDDLVELGVPQEDARYVLANAAETKILITMNARSLLHFFNLRCCLRAQWEIRDMAYKMLEEVKAVAPTLFHNAGASCVNTGRCPEGSLTCGKFAEMIKLREPDIHE from the coding sequence CTGAATGTCAAGCTCCTGGAATATACACCGGAACCGGAGCGAGTCGTCGCTATGGCGGCGCGGCTGTGCTACTCGGCGAGCGGAGCCGCGGAGCTCGCGGAGCGCATGGACGATGCGGAGGTGCGCCGCATGGTCCGAAAGATGGTCAAGCTGGGGCATGCTTCGACGATCGAGCATGCCTCATTCACCTTCGGGGTGGAGGGGGTGTCGCGCGTTCTGACCCACCAGCTCGTGCGCCATCGCATCGCCTCCTATGACCAGCAGTCGCAGCGCTATGTGAAGTCCCACGGCTTCCAGTACATTACGCCTCCTTCCATCGCGGAGAATGCGGCGGCAAAAGAGCGGTATGACGCGCTCCTGGAGGATATCCGCAAGGCGTATGACGACCTCGTGGAGCTCGGCGTCCCGCAGGAGGATGCGCGCTACGTTCTCGCCAACGCCGCCGAGACGAAGATCCTCATCACGATGAACGCGCGCTCGCTGCTGCACTTTTTCAACCTTCGCTGCTGTCTTCGCGCGCAGTGGGAGATTCGCGACATGGCGTACAAGATGCTCGAGGAAGTCAAGGCGGTCGCGCCGACCCTCTTCCACAACGCGGGGGCGAGCTGCGTCAATACCGGACGCTGCCCCGAGGGCAGCCTCACCTGCGGGAAATTTGCCGAGATGATCAAGCTGAGAGAGCCGGATATTCATGAATAG
- a CDS encoding ribonuclease III domain-containing protein — MKFTGFQTLVDQMFTFDEAGALLERHDATKPSALSPLVLAYIGDAYFHLFIRVRLLSFEQSNVQVMSRLGAEMVSAVWQSRAYQGIEPMLTEGEKAVFRRGRNAKSHAPRSATVGEYHRSTGFEALLGVLCLEGKRERAEALSEAAFQVIVREMRKKRKGENATC, encoded by the coding sequence ATGAAGTTTACCGGATTTCAAACGCTCGTTGATCAAATGTTCACCTTTGACGAGGCGGGAGCGCTGCTGGAGCGCCATGACGCGACGAAGCCGTCCGCGCTTTCGCCGCTCGTGCTTGCCTACATCGGCGACGCCTATTTTCATCTCTTTATCCGCGTGCGGCTGCTTTCCTTTGAGCAGTCGAATGTGCAGGTCATGAGCCGCCTGGGGGCGGAGATGGTCTCCGCCGTCTGGCAGAGCCGTGCCTATCAGGGAATTGAGCCGATGCTCACCGAGGGGGAAAAAGCGGTTTTTCGCCGCGGGCGCAACGCCAAGAGCCATGCCCCGCGCAGCGCGACCGTCGGAGAATACCATCGGAGCACCGGCTTTGAGGCGCTTCTGGGCGTGCTCTGCCTGGAGGGAAAGCGCGAGCGGGCGGAGGCGCTGTCCGAAGCCGCTTTTCAGGTGATTGTAAGAGAGATGCGGAAGAAACGAAAAGGAGAGAATGCTACGTGCTGA
- the cysS gene encoding cysteine--tRNA ligase has translation MLHIYNTLTRRKEEFQPLTEGKVSIYCCGITPYNYAHIGNARPAVFWDVVRRYLKAIGYKVRYVQNFTDIDDKIIQRAKEENTTAEEIADRYIKIYMDTLEALNIWAADVYPKVSENMDAITEMIKHLVVEGYAYPLEGDVYYSVEKFKDYGKLSGRRLEDMEAGARVEVDDRKYNPMDFALWKAAKPGEPSWDSPWGKGRPGWHIECSALSMKYLGESFDMHGGGSDLIFPHHENEIAQSEAYIGHSDGFARYWLHNGFITIKEEKMSKSLGNVFLVHELLKRYSGEVIRYFILGAQYRSPLDFSDERVAEAQSAYKRLVNAKKTAEDLLENADGSAAGPETAKALLEKAKEAKKAFFEAMDDDFNTALAIGCLFPLIKEFNTYAGDVKSRGVVFDREGFRTAFDIFTEMTSILGILEKEEAGQADDALVEGLMGVLLSIRQDARAEKNWTLSDKIRDELKNIGIAIEDTPQGVNWKKL, from the coding sequence ATGCTGCATATATACAATACGCTGACGCGTAGGAAAGAAGAATTTCAGCCGCTCACAGAGGGCAAAGTCAGCATCTACTGCTGCGGTATAACTCCCTATAACTACGCACATATCGGCAACGCGCGTCCCGCCGTCTTCTGGGATGTCGTCCGTCGCTATTTGAAGGCGATCGGCTACAAGGTCCGCTATGTGCAGAACTTCACGGATATCGATGACAAGATCATTCAGCGCGCCAAAGAGGAAAACACGACCGCGGAGGAAATCGCGGATCGCTATATCAAAATTTACATGGATACGCTGGAGGCGCTCAACATCTGGGCTGCCGATGTCTATCCGAAGGTCTCGGAGAACATGGATGCGATCACCGAGATGATCAAGCACCTTGTCGTCGAGGGGTATGCCTATCCTCTTGAGGGGGATGTCTACTACAGTGTGGAGAAGTTCAAGGACTACGGCAAGCTCTCCGGCCGCAGGCTTGAGGACATGGAAGCGGGTGCTCGCGTCGAAGTCGATGACCGCAAGTACAACCCGATGGACTTCGCGCTCTGGAAGGCGGCGAAGCCGGGAGAGCCCTCATGGGACAGCCCGTGGGGAAAGGGGCGTCCGGGCTGGCACATCGAGTGCTCGGCGCTGTCCATGAAGTATTTGGGTGAATCCTTTGATATGCATGGCGGCGGCAGCGATCTCATCTTTCCTCATCACGAGAATGAAATCGCTCAGTCGGAGGCATACATCGGCCACAGCGACGGCTTCGCGCGCTATTGGCTGCACAACGGATTCATCACCATCAAGGAAGAGAAGATGTCCAAGTCGCTGGGGAACGTCTTCCTCGTCCATGAACTTTTAAAGCGCTATTCGGGAGAGGTGATTCGCTACTTCATTCTCGGTGCGCAGTATCGCAGTCCGCTCGATTTTTCCGATGAGCGCGTCGCGGAGGCGCAGAGTGCTTACAAGCGGCTTGTCAATGCGAAAAAGACTGCGGAGGATCTGCTCGAAAACGCGGATGGGAGCGCCGCGGGCCCGGAGACGGCGAAGGCACTTCTGGAAAAGGCGAAGGAGGCTAAGAAGGCCTTCTTTGAGGCGATGGACGATGACTTCAATACCGCACTTGCCATCGGATGCCTGTTCCCGCTCATCAAGGAGTTCAACACCTATGCCGGCGATGTCAAGTCGAGGGGTGTCGTGTTTGATCGTGAAGGATTCCGGACGGCATTCGACATCTTTACGGAGATGACGTCCATCCTCGGTATTCTTGAGAAGGAAGAGGCGGGGCAGGCGGACGACGCGCTGGTCGAGGGCCTGATGGGCGTGCTCCTCTCCATCCGACAGGATGCGCGCGCAGAGAAGAACTGGACGCTCTCCGATAAGATTCGCGACGAGCTGAAGAATATCGGCATTGCCATCGAAGACACGCCGCAGGGCGTGAATTGGAAGAAACTCTGA
- the ispF gene encoding 2-C-methyl-D-erythritol 2,4-cyclodiphosphate synthase, with amino-acid sequence MTRFGMGYDVHRLVEGRKLILGGVEVPHTLGLLGHSDADVLLHAISDALLGAAALGDIGRHFPDTDERYKGADSLVLLAEVKRLVEGKGYRIGNIDATVVAQKPKLAPYIEAMRETIACTLAVDIDAVNVKATTEERLGFTGSEEGMSAYAVVSIE; translated from the coding sequence ATGACTCGTTTCGGCATGGGCTATGATGTGCATCGCCTCGTGGAGGGGCGCAAGCTGATCTTGGGCGGCGTAGAGGTGCCGCATACGCTCGGTCTTTTAGGGCATTCGGACGCCGATGTGCTTCTGCATGCCATATCTGATGCCCTCTTGGGCGCTGCGGCGCTGGGGGACATCGGCAGGCATTTTCCCGATACGGATGAGCGCTACAAGGGGGCAGACAGCCTTGTCCTTCTGGCGGAGGTTAAACGCCTTGTAGAAGGCAAGGGCTATCGCATCGGCAATATCGATGCGACCGTCGTGGCGCAAAAGCCGAAGCTCGCACCCTATATCGAAGCGATGCGCGAGACGATCGCCTGCACGTTAGCCGTCGATATCGATGCCGTGAACGTCAAGGCAACGACGGAAGAGCGGCTCGGCTTTACGGGATCGGAAGAGGGAATGTCGGCATATGCCGTGGTAAGCATAGAATAG
- the ispD gene encoding 2-C-methyl-D-erythritol 4-phosphate cytidylyltransferase, protein MVSVVFPAAGAGRRMRADRNKVFLELAEKPILVHTLLKFSDCPSISELIVVVAAGEETYIEELLRGIHGLKPYRVATGGSERQYSIANGLELVDPAAEVILVHDAARPLVSPETIENVIKTARCTGAAIAAVPEKYTVKIVDENRIVKDTIPRETLWEVQTPQGFRRDILYRAYQKAKEDGFLGTDDASLVERMGVDVKVVESDYRNVKITTPEDLLLAEALLGDRTLSHAKGVAETALNFAAAKLKVKLHRT, encoded by the coding sequence ATGGTCAGTGTTGTCTTTCCCGCAGCCGGTGCCGGCCGGAGAATGCGGGCGGATCGCAACAAGGTGTTTTTGGAGCTCGCGGAAAAGCCCATTCTCGTGCATACGCTTTTAAAATTTTCGGATTGTCCCTCCATTTCGGAACTCATCGTCGTTGTAGCCGCGGGTGAGGAGACGTATATAGAGGAGCTGCTTCGCGGCATACACGGGCTGAAGCCATATCGTGTAGCGACGGGCGGCAGTGAACGTCAATACTCGATTGCCAACGGGCTCGAGCTCGTGGACCCGGCGGCGGAGGTCATCCTCGTCCACGATGCGGCACGTCCCCTGGTGAGCCCGGAGACGATAGAGAATGTCATCAAGACGGCACGATGTACCGGTGCGGCAATTGCCGCCGTGCCGGAAAAGTACACGGTCAAGATCGTCGATGAAAACCGCATCGTCAAGGATACGATACCCCGCGAAACCCTTTGGGAGGTACAGACGCCGCAGGGCTTCCGAAGAGATATCCTGTACCGTGCCTATCAAAAGGCGAAAGAGGACGGATTCCTCGGTACGGATGATGCAAGCCTTGTGGAGCGCATGGGCGTGGATGTCAAAGTCGTTGAGAGCGACTATCGGAATGTCAAGATTACGACGCCGGAGGATCTCTTGCTGGCGGAGGCCCTGCTGGGCGATAGGACGCTTTCCCATGCGAAGGGAGTAGCGGAGACGGCGCTTAACTTTGCCGCGGCAAAATTGAAGGTAAAACTGCATCGTACATAG
- a CDS encoding PIN/TRAM domain-containing protein: MLEKVLRFFITMVLAVAGAALMRLASPVLTDYITTEVLSLSLGEMKLTLAGILCIVVGALLGGAVGYAVTPVLTRWLKRFTIWVEGQLGKMPTSDVIAGVAGLAIGLIIANLLGAAFSNIPLVGAYLPVAFSIVFGYLGIHIVIKKQKDITGLIGSIPVRVRDMGRLRESKKNEPRTEKIYKVLDTSVIIDGRIADILETGFIDGIVLIPDFVLDELQHIADSADSLKRVRGRRGLDILQRIQTMKGITVEITDRDFEDVPEVDTKLVRLAQELGGKLITNDYNLNKVSELRGVSVLNINELSNAVKPVVIPGESMRVTVVKEGKEHGQGIAYLDDGTMIVIENGRRLMNETVDVEVTSALQTAAGRMIFAKPKA, from the coding sequence TTGCTCGAGAAGGTATTGCGTTTTTTTATCACCATGGTGCTGGCAGTAGCGGGCGCTGCGCTGATGCGCCTGGCGAGCCCGGTGCTGACGGACTACATCACGACAGAGGTCTTGTCTTTGAGCCTCGGTGAGATGAAGCTGACGCTCGCGGGCATTCTGTGCATCGTTGTCGGCGCGCTGCTCGGCGGTGCCGTCGGCTATGCCGTGACACCCGTGCTTACGCGTTGGCTCAAGAGGTTTACGATCTGGGTGGAGGGGCAGCTCGGCAAGATGCCCACAAGCGATGTGATCGCCGGTGTGGCGGGACTCGCGATTGGACTTATTATAGCAAATTTATTAGGCGCCGCGTTTTCCAATATTCCTTTGGTAGGGGCGTATCTCCCGGTCGCATTCAGCATTGTATTCGGTTATTTGGGGATTCATATTGTCATAAAGAAACAAAAGGATATTACAGGTCTTATAGGGTCGATTCCGGTGCGTGTCCGCGACATGGGGCGCCTGCGGGAATCGAAAAAGAATGAACCGCGGACCGAGAAGATATACAAGGTGTTGGATACGAGTGTCATCATCGACGGGCGCATCGCGGATATCCTGGAGACGGGCTTCATCGACGGCATCGTCCTGATTCCGGACTTTGTACTCGATGAGCTGCAGCACATTGCCGACTCCGCGGATTCTCTGAAGCGCGTCCGGGGACGCCGCGGGCTCGACATCCTTCAGCGCATCCAGACGATGAAGGGAATCACGGTCGAGATTACGGACAGGGACTTCGAGGATGTGCCGGAGGTCGATACGAAGCTTGTGCGTCTTGCGCAGGAGCTCGGCGGCAAGCTGATTACAAACGACTACAACCTCAACAAGGTATCGGAGCTCAGAGGGGTATCGGTCCTGAACATCAATGAGCTTTCCAACGCGGTCAAGCCCGTCGTCATCCCCGGCGAGTCCATGCGTGTCACCGTCGTCAAGGAGGGCAAGGAGCATGGGCAGGGGATTGCCTATCTCGACGACGGCACGATGATCGTCATCGAAAACGGCCGGCGTCTCATGAATGAGACGGTCGATGTCGAGGTCACGTCAGCGCTGCAGACGGCCGCGGGACGCATGATTTTTGCGAAGCCCAAGGCGTAA
- a CDS encoding CarD family transcriptional regulator has translation MLQIGDTVVYPMHGAGVIAGVEKHEVLGEDRSYYILEMPIGNMKVMLPTDNVENLKLRDVINEEQLQEVQAVLKEPLEKSVGSWNKRFQAHLSRMKSGDIRDVAAVARNLVLQDRIKKISSGERKLLDLAKQILVSELVYACSKSPQEVEDWMYGVLSENQQH, from the coding sequence TTGCTGCAGATTGGGGATACGGTCGTCTATCCGATGCATGGAGCCGGGGTGATTGCCGGTGTTGAAAAGCATGAGGTCTTGGGTGAGGACAGATCGTATTATATTTTGGAGATGCCGATCGGCAATATGAAGGTCATGCTCCCGACGGATAACGTGGAAAATTTGAAATTGCGAGATGTGATCAATGAAGAGCAGCTTCAGGAGGTGCAAGCGGTCTTAAAAGAGCCGCTCGAAAAATCCGTGGGGAGTTGGAATAAGCGGTTCCAGGCACATCTCTCCAGAATGAAGTCCGGAGATATTCGTGATGTGGCTGCCGTGGCGAGGAATCTTGTCCTGCAGGACCGCATAAAGAAGATTTCAAGCGGAGAGAGAAAACTTTTAGATTTGGCAAAGCAGATTTTAGTCAGCGAGTTGGTCTATGCTTGCAGTAAATCACCACAAGAGGTTGAGGACTGGATGTATGGCGTGCTGTCGGAAAATCAGCAGCACTGA